The genomic DNA TCGTCGCTCTCGCCGCTCCATCATCACGGATAGTCAGTCAGTCGTGTGcccgacgacgaagacgacgaacCAAAAGCGAAAACTGTTGAAGGCTTCCAGCTAACAACTTGCAAACTACTTTCCCTTCGTCAGTGCGAGCGTCAAGTGCACACAACACCGGGGTGGAAGAACTCACTACCCGCCGTTTGGGAAGACAAACtttaataaatttgtttatgaagcaaacaaaattacTGCCTTCCCTGCGTTAGCCTATCCAGTCGGCCGCTTTCCCACCCTTTATGGAGGAGCAAAAATAGCAACACAGAAGCTTCCGTGTATTCAGAGGACTTGCATAATGTGCTcggctgttgtgtgtgtgtggtgaaagATGAATCAGGAGACGATGTGTTGGATGGTTTGAAGGCTTTTCTCAACACAGCCCATGAGCTGGCTGGTGTATTATTAAGTGAAGCGTAGACACGAGCTGAGACGAGATTTCAGCAGCTGTTAACCAGCCCAGCGAAGAGAACTGAACTGAACTGAACTGTTTATTTCAACCATTCTCAGTCATTTGTTTTGATACCCGAAAAGATCTGGCACTTCTTAAATCTTGGAGCTATTTAGCACAGGCACGTTATGGCACAGCCGTTCAACACTTGCGCCAACACATGTCAATCCGTTTCAAAACCATCTCCTTGCTCTGGATTGGGGTTAATATTTACATAGCGGTTACCAACATGTGTGTTTTGGTGCATCTTCAGGTACTCTGGAGCTGTGCGAAAATATTCGCGATGGATGGTCGAAAACAGTTCTCACAAACGTTGAAAATGTGTTCAGCGAAAGTTCCAGTGCTCCACAGTCTTTATCGAGGTGTCACAAGATGCATTGGTTCCGATACATAGCGCTAGCGTTTGTGCTTTTACAGGTAATAACTTCAAGTTCGTTGGCGTTTCtagttttgattgattttttaccGCTTAGGTTGCTCATGTGCAAGCAGACTTTGGAATAacgcctgcaatttctggagCTACCACAGTGGAACAGTATTCACGCCGAATTCGCGATGAGGCTAATGGAATCGTCAGTGCTTATGAAGACATAGCTCTCGAGGGGCCTACGCCAGCGTTCAATGAAGCAGCAGCTGCTCTTAAGGCGATGTTTGAGCAGATCGTAATTTTTGTGCAGCCAATCGCACAATCCATCGGCACACTGGCCCTCAACGATGTGGGTCCTGCGGAGGATCTGTTTGGAGATGCCGATACGAAGATTAATGCCATGTCCACGTTTATTACCGGTAGTGCACAGACTCAGCTTGCTACTATACAGACGAAAGTTAGTATATACGTGCGTACCGAGCTGAACGACATCCTGAACACCATCAAGACAACGTTGACCGAGCTTCGCAATGCTTTGAGTGCACTCCGTACCGCCGTGATAAGTGCTCGCACTAATCGTGCTACCACTTCGAACGTACAGAACTACGTGAAGCCTTCCATGGTGGTGTTAGTGCAAACGAAAACGCTCCAACTCGCAACAGATCTGCCTGCAGCGAGCTTCTCCGCTATCGAGACGGCTCGTACTATCAATCAGGCAAATGTATTCATCCAGACCGGCATCACAGTCTCGAGTGGTATCACGCTGTCCGAGCTGTGGGAAAGTGAGATGCTGAAGGAATATGAGAATATCATAAACTTCTTAGAGCGTTTGAAGACACTCGTAGGCACGGAGATTCCTCTAGTAAACGGACGAATTGCTCAGTTTGCTCAAGCGTTCAGTCCACTAACGACACCGCTTCTTTCCAAGTACAGTGAGATCGATACGGTGTACGGCAAGATCACATCCGGCACCGGTGATAATGTCCTCAATGCGTACAAAACTCTAGTGTCTTCTGCTATTGGATACATCAACAATCTTCTCAATAACTTCTACCCACCGATCGAACCTGCCATTAAGCGTCTGTCGGAGGTGTTGGTCCAGCGAGGAAAATACAGTGACTTCTGCTACGAAACGTACTACCCCAAGGTGGAACAGTATCTGTTCTCGGGCGAGATGAGTTTGCTGACGTGTCTCAATGCAGAGCTTGACAGGGAGAAGAGTCTGATGGAAGCGATAGTGGAGGTGATCTATGAGATGCAGTTCTTCCTCGAAGATACTAACGCACATCTGAATACATGCTATCGAATATCGCTGTTCAATACACCGTTGGCCAATAATTGTCTTGAAGAGGTAAGAAGTTATTGGCATTGGACATTCAAAGTGTAGAACTAACATAACCTTTCCTTCCAGCACACGGAGTTTTCAGAGCTCATTCCGTGTACAGCCATCAAGGAGTACGCTACCATGCTTCAGCTGCTGTGCAAGGAGGTTGACTCACTGCGGTTCCGACTGTGGGCTTGCGTGTCCCGCGATACGGCAAGTTTCCCACTCGAAGCAAAGGACATACTGGCCAACATAGAAAAGTGTCAGCAGTTTGGTCCTCAGTAAGTTGTATCCTACCCCAATTGCATAGGAATAAATCGTGTTCAATTTAAATTCTCATAGACCCGCGTTTTAAATCCCTGTTGAACGGCCACAATATACTGACGGGTTTCGCGTGGATTGAACTGGAAGTCAATCGAGATGAGTTATGGCCTCGCATGGCCAGTGTCTCCTCCCACTAGGCAGGTGTGCACGTGTACGCAAGGACACGCGAACTAATCCCTCGGAACACCTCTACCAGTTGGCGGTAAATGATAAATTTCTTTTGCTACAGTAGGAACAGGGAGAAAAACCTTCACCAAGCAAACCTTCGAACTTCATCTATTGCGGGTTCTCGCTGTTCCCGAAACTAGTTAAAGCGGAGAGGTGGCTTGCCAGCCGCCGCTGACCGTTGTGCGTCATcgattgtatttattttattgattcgTTACGATCCCATCGTGTGTCCTTCTGCAGAAGCACACAAAAACTTTAGGACCGACCGAAAAACGGACGGAACGTGCTGTGGTTTTTGTGGGTTTTTCATCCTGAGCTATCCTCGACGCCTGTATtcggttcgtgtgtgtgtgtctcgttcTCTTATTTATTAGCTCCGGCTATTATGTTCTCCTGCAATCATTTTCCCTCCTCCCAGAACTGTTGCTGCATTCGTCCGCATTGCTGCAccggagcagctgcagcaaccGAACTTCGAAGGCGGAGTACATGTTCCCTGCAATGAATGATCTACTGGTcaaccacacaacacacacagaaaaaggaCATGACGCTCGTGTGCACATGTgaaatgcacacaaaaaacggaaacactGAGGCACTGCTGACCGTGAACGATGGCAATGATAAATTAGTCACAGGGCGGTACGCGCTGCGTCTTAATTTGTACTGCCCCCGTGACTGTGGACGCAGTCTCTCCCTTCGCTTCCTTTGAATGCCTTTCCCCGTTTCAATGCCCATTGTCAGGATTCTTAGGTCTGCATTCCGCAGCTTCCGCAAAGCCCAGGCAACGacgaaacatttgaaaatgaGGGGGAAATTAACTCAAAAATCTCATTCCAAATTAACGGTAATCAGCGCCTGGAGAGTAATTTCGAGGCAATTCTGAGGGATCCGCCTGTCCCCGGCATTTCGCATCCTGTCAGTTTCGCTCTGATGGTAGAATCCATTTCAAATGCAAAAGAATGGTACGTAAGCGAGTCGCTGAATGTGCTGggaatgttttcgttttcaaatattttacttcgctttaaaaatgatttttctgtaaatcaaacaaacaaatttaacatttctaactttttttttttaaattgcaaggCAAACTTAAAAACAGACATTGTAAAGCTTTCCCGCTCAACCGACCAACATGTTGCGAATAATTAAAAAGCACCGCCAAAACTTCCGCCCGAAGCTCATCCGATTTTTGCAAAAACATATTGCGCTTATCCAGAGTTCCACGATAGGTTAGCACAACACAagttatttataaaaaaatactaacaaACGGAAACTTTTTCACGTGGAAACAACAGGTACGCGAGAATcaccatcgccaccaccaGCGAATGTCAAACTTTCACGTACGGCGTCCAATGGTTAGCCGTTACACACATCCGCTTAGCTGTAAAGGGGGACTCCGACCGGCAGCAGCATTGGCATCGCTTTGCGTGTTAAAAGTTATTCCACATTTGTTAGGGTTTCAACCTTCAACAAAAAGAACATAGCCGGCATGAAAAAGTAAATTTTGTAAATACGCACATTGAACCCGACGAGAAAAAAGATTGACAAGAACTGGACTCTTGTAATCTGaacaaaatgtgtgtttgaacAAAATTATTATGCTCATCGACAACTGGGttctttgttttaaatatttttaccaAAATTTTATCTAACCTTGGTGTCTTGGAGAAACTGATCCTCCTTTACTGCCCCGTCCAGAACTCAAATGAGTCACCAAAGCGCATTGtattaatttaattgcatAAAGGATTTAATTTCTTCGAACCTTCTTGCTCGATGCTTGATCAATCCCACCACCAACCGATGCCGTTAAATGCGAAAGATGAATAAAAcctctttttttgttacgTGATAACATCTCCACCCTTCCGAGCGGGAAAAGGTaaagatgaaaaattgatCTGACAGCGATGTGcgaatgcaaataaaataacCAACAAACCGCATGATGAAAATATCGCTCGCAGGCCTCCCGGTTCCAGCCGGGCCGTGGCCACGGCTTAAATATCCAAACCGCTTGTACGCATCCTCCGCCAGCACCACTCGCGCTCCACAGCCTCAGGAGGACCGAATGGCGTAAATTTAAATCACACCAAGCTGTTTACGAGCAACGCTCCTGACAAGCTCTCGGCGTTCGAGGCGTATTCTCTTACAAAAACCCGTGCCACCAAAGCCAACCGGTGGCCAGCGTGGAGTGTGGTGCTAAAAGCCTGGGAAGGTTGCCAACCGAATGACGTGGTGCTGCCGAGCAATAAAAAGAATATCCCAGAGCCCCAACCCCAAGTGTGTCCTTGTGGAATTTCATCCTGCCACACAttgaggaaaggaaaaaaaagacctGGCAAAAACCAGTCGCTGGCAAAGAAGAGAAGCGCAGGGACAAAAGTCGAGCCAACGAGCCAAATTAAACGTCTgggattaaattaaaaatgaaagatAAGTGTGCCTCCGAACAAGACACCAAACAAGAGCGGCCATGAGCGTAAGACAAAATAAATGCATCACACCTCGAAGAAAACGGCCGGCCCCGTggaagaagcaagcaaaaaggcAGATTTGGCAGCTTCTCCGGGATATGATTGGGAAACAGGAAACCACCGAcggggagaaagaaaaagaacgaaaacaGCCACCACGAAGGAGACATCCCGCTCGGGGTGTAAATAAAAACATcataaacataaatgaatAAGCATCAAAATTCACACTTTTGCACTGTACGCCTCACTCCCAACCTCCcaacttctgctgctgctgcatcgttATGCATCTTAAAGTTTCGATTTCACGTTGATTCTGATCAATCTGTTTGCTTTTGGCAGACTGCAGCCAGCAGGACCAGCACCCGTCACTGTCCCGTTTGACAGAAAGGAGTATTTTATTTTGAGAACGCGTTCTTCCAGCCAAGCGTTATATTTTGGAGGATCGTAAATGAGGCAATTCCAAGGGAAAGATAATATGATCCACCAACCAGGGGCCGATACGACAGCTGGTCAGTGAAAGGATAAAAAGAGTGCGGTTTCATTCATTATGAATCAAAGTTTATGCCACATCCACATGGACGCCGCGAGAGATACTGATTAGATAGGGCTACCAAACGCAATTATACTAGCGCGATATGCAGGTTACTTGGGATTGGAATTCTCGAAGAAAATACAATCAGCGAATGTCTTATtaattaaacagcaatgccctcttgtgtgtgtttaatatGCGCGAAAAGGAGCTGGGCTCATCAGAATAAGACACAATCGCGCACTCATCAGGACTCTATTCATCAGTGACTCTCTCCTTTAACCGCTCCACTGCGCAAGGTCCATATTTTGAACGATCCTAATGCAGATACTTGTGTAGATAATGACATTAGAAATCGCAACAAAATACCCCTTTCAGGGTTGCATTCATTAGGGATATAATTATTGTCCATTTTCCTGA from Anopheles stephensi strain Indian chromosome 2, UCI_ANSTEP_V1.0, whole genome shotgun sequence includes the following:
- the LOC118505353 gene encoding uncharacterized protein LOC118505353; this translates as MHWFRYIALAFVLLQVAHVQADFGITPAISGATTVEQYSRRIRDEANGIVSAYEDIALEGPTPAFNEAAAALKAMFEQIVIFVQPIAQSIGTLALNDVGPAEDLFGDADTKINAMSTFITGSAQTQLATIQTKVSIYVRTELNDILNTIKTTLTELRNALSALRTAVISARTNRATTSNVQNYVKPSMVVLVQTKTLQLATDLPAASFSAIETARTINQANVFIQTGITVSSGITLSELWESEMLKEYENIINFLERLKTLVGTEIPLVNGRIAQFAQAFSPLTTPLLSKYSEIDTVYGKITSGTGDNVLNAYKTLVSSAIGYINNLLNNFYPPIEPAIKRLSEVLVQRGKYSDFCYETYYPKVEQYLFSGEMSLLTCLNAELDREKSLMEAIVEVIYEMQFFLEDTNAHLNTCYRISLFNTPLANNCLEEHTEFSELIPCTAIKEYATMLQLLCKEVDSLRFRLWACVSRDTASFPLEAKDILANIEKCQQFGPQ